The genomic DNA AAACTAAAGGATTTAAAATTGGAAAATCAGGTAATCCAAAAGCAAGAACTTCAAACCATAAGAAATATGACAAAATGTTTCTTCTTTGTGGAAGTAGTGATAAGGAATTAATAAACACTTTAGAATCTCACTACAATACAAAGTATATAAAAGATAAAAAGAACGACAATAAAAAAGAAGGAAGTGCAGGTGTTGCTGTTGCTGTAAACGAAAAATACTACCTTTATCTTGTAACACGAAAAAAATAACGAAATGCCAACAAAAGTAACCGTTGCACAAGCCTATAATTTTACGAAAATAGATATAAAACTAAGCCCTTTTTAGGGCTTTTATTTTTTTAGGAGACCTTCAAAAACTAAAATAGAATGAGCTCAAAACCGACCGCTGTTTGTTTTTAAAGACGTTTGTATTGAATAAAATCAAAAATGATACTCTATGGTCACTTTTTACCTTTTTTGTTATAAAATTTAAGTATTTCTTTAGGTTATAAGCGATGGCAGCCATATGCATTACCTTATTTGCTTGTATTAAACCAATAGTATTTATTTTTCGTAATCCCATGAACTGGGTTAGTGTCCCAAAAACAGGCTCTACAGTACTTTTTAGGTACTCGGTCACTTCATTGAAAGTTGTGAAATAGTTTCTCTTGGTAGCTTTTCTTGCCTTGCATAAACTAAGATAAACAATTATTCAATATCTTCGACTTTTGCAACAGGCACAATGTATATAAAAAATAGGCGATACAGCAATAAAATCGAAGGTTTTGGCTCGTATCAAACTTTGTTCTTAACCGAAAGTTTCGTGCTTCGAAATTGCCTACTTTTCATATACCAACCGTTGTGTGCAATTTGCCTACATTACCAAGATTTGGTATATTTGAATAAAATTTAATTCAAAATGGGAAAAAACACATCAATATCACTCGGAAATCATTTTGAGGATTTTATCAGAGAAGAAGTAAAATCTGGAAGATATGGTTCCGTTAGCGAAGTAATTCGTTCCGCATTACGTTTATTGGAACGAGAAGAAAAAAAAGAAAGAGAACTGATTAAAGCTCTTGAAGTTGGAGAAAATAGCGGATTTGTTGAAAATTTTGACCCAAAACAACATCTGAAAGAATTACATCGGAAACACTTATGAGTAAAAA from Tenacibaculum maritimum NCIMB 2154 includes the following:
- a CDS encoding type II toxin-antitoxin system ParD family antitoxin; translation: MGKNTSISLGNHFEDFIREEVKSGRYGSVSEVIRSALRLLEREEKKERELIKALEVGENSGFVENFDPKQHLKELHRKHL